The following are from one region of the Carnobacterium gallinarum DSM 4847 genome:
- a CDS encoding N-acetylmannosamine-6-phosphate 2-epimerase, whose protein sequence is MNMLDQVKGKLIVSCQALEQEPLHSPYIMGRMAVAAKEGGASGIRANSAVDIVEIKKTVDLPIIGIVKRDYSDSKVFITATMKEIDELAETGCEMIALDATCRKRPNGELLEDFVAAIRQKYPQLLLMADTATLSEALEAERLGFDCVSTTLVGYTEESAQDDLAADDFEKLKEILNQVHIPVIAEGNISTPEKAKRCQELGVHSIVVGGAITRPQLITKIFVDAIK, encoded by the coding sequence ATGAATATGCTAGATCAAGTAAAAGGAAAATTGATTGTATCATGCCAAGCATTGGAACAAGAACCATTGCATAGTCCTTATATTATGGGAAGGATGGCTGTTGCGGCTAAAGAAGGTGGCGCCAGTGGGATTCGAGCAAACTCTGCAGTAGATATTGTTGAAATCAAAAAAACAGTTGATTTACCAATCATTGGAATTGTGAAAAGAGACTATTCAGATTCAAAAGTATTTATTACTGCAACCATGAAAGAAATCGATGAGTTGGCAGAAACTGGATGCGAAATGATTGCTTTGGATGCTACTTGTCGCAAACGACCAAATGGAGAATTGCTAGAAGATTTTGTAGCTGCCATTCGTCAAAAATATCCTCAATTACTATTAATGGCAGACACCGCAACATTATCAGAAGCGCTAGAAGCAGAACGATTAGGCTTTGATTGTGTGTCAACAACATTGGTTGGCTATACAGAAGAATCCGCACAAGATGATTTGGCTGCCGATGACTTTGAAAAATTAAAAGAAATATTGAATCAGGTGCATATTCCAGTGATTGCAGAAGGAAATATCAGTACGCCAGAAAAAGCTAAACGTTGCCAAGAGCTTGGTGTGCATAGCATCGTTGTAGGTGGTGCAATTACCAGACCACAATTGATTACAAAAATATTTGTAGACGCAATTAAATAA
- the ptsG gene encoding glucose-specific PTS transporter subunit IIBC encodes MKTFFEKAQQFGKSFMLPIAILPAAGLLLGIGGALSNPNTVSAYPMLNIGWLQAIFMIMSSAGNIVFANLPVIFAVGVTVGLAKSDKGTAALASLLGYLVMNATINAMLGLNDKLVVDNLSSVGQGMTLGIQTLESGVFGGLVIGIITAFLHNKFNKIELPQFLGFFGGSRFIPIITSFTAIFIGVVMYFVWPLFQSVIFNIGGVVNATGYIGTFFYGFILRLLGPFGLHHIFYLPFWQTALGGTMEVNGTLVQGTQNIFFAQLADPNTTQYFEGTARFMSGRFITMMFGLVGAAFAIYRTAKPEHKKVVGGLMLSAALTSFLTGITEPLEFAFLFVAPVLYVVHAVFDGLAFMLAHIFEITIGQTFSGGFIDFMLFGVLQGEAKTHWMYVVVIGIFWFFLYYFTFSLLIKKFNFKTPGREDKMEKEVKTTGNGAKRALDVIAALGGEANLDNVDCCATRLRVTVKDDSLVEEDALKATGSKGVIRKGNGIQVIYGPQVTVIKNEIEEILGE; translated from the coding sequence ATGAAAACTTTTTTCGAGAAAGCTCAACAATTTGGGAAGTCATTTATGTTGCCGATAGCAATTTTACCAGCAGCAGGTTTACTATTAGGCATTGGAGGAGCTCTTTCTAACCCTAATACTGTCAGCGCTTACCCAATGTTAAATATTGGGTGGTTACAAGCTATTTTCATGATTATGAGTTCAGCTGGGAATATTGTATTTGCCAATTTACCGGTTATTTTTGCAGTAGGTGTGACAGTTGGTTTAGCCAAATCAGATAAAGGAACAGCAGCACTTGCGTCTTTACTTGGCTATTTGGTGATGAATGCAACGATTAACGCGATGTTAGGTTTAAACGACAAATTGGTTGTTGATAATTTATCTAGTGTTGGTCAGGGAATGACATTGGGAATTCAAACGTTAGAGTCGGGTGTTTTTGGTGGACTTGTAATTGGAATTATTACCGCATTTCTTCATAATAAATTTAATAAAATCGAGTTGCCACAATTCTTAGGATTTTTTGGTGGATCAAGATTTATTCCGATTATTACATCGTTTACGGCTATTTTTATTGGAGTAGTGATGTACTTTGTTTGGCCACTATTCCAAAGCGTAATCTTTAATATTGGTGGAGTAGTGAATGCAACAGGCTATATCGGTACTTTCTTCTATGGATTTATCTTGCGCTTACTTGGTCCATTTGGATTGCATCATATTTTCTATTTACCATTTTGGCAAACTGCTTTAGGTGGAACAATGGAAGTAAATGGGACCTTAGTGCAAGGGACGCAAAACATCTTCTTCGCGCAACTTGCTGATCCAAACACCACTCAATATTTTGAAGGGACTGCTAGATTTATGTCTGGTCGTTTCATTACAATGATGTTTGGCTTGGTTGGGGCTGCTTTTGCAATTTATCGAACAGCTAAACCTGAACATAAAAAAGTAGTTGGTGGGTTAATGTTAAGTGCAGCATTGACTTCATTTTTAACAGGAATTACAGAACCTCTTGAGTTTGCATTTCTATTTGTAGCACCAGTGCTGTATGTAGTTCATGCGGTCTTTGATGGTTTAGCATTTATGCTTGCTCATATTTTTGAAATTACAATTGGTCAAACGTTCTCTGGAGGATTTATTGATTTCATGCTATTTGGAGTTCTACAAGGCGAGGCAAAAACCCATTGGATGTACGTAGTTGTAATCGGCATTTTCTGGTTCTTCCTATACTACTTTACCTTTAGTTTATTGATTAAGAAATTTAATTTTAAAACACCAGGTCGCGAAGATAAAATGGAAAAAGAAGTGAAGACGACAGGAAATGGAGCCAAGCGTGCGCTAGATGTAATTGCAGCTTTAGGTGGTGAAGCTAATCTGGACAATGTGGATTGTTGTGCGACAAGATTGCGCGTTACTGTCAAAGATGATTCATTGGTGGAAGAGGATGCCCTAAAAGCAACCGGTAGTAAAGGTGTAATTCGTAAAGGAAACGGTATTCAAGTGATTTATGGACCACAAGTAACTGTTATAAAAAATGAAATTGAAGAAATTCTGGGGGAATAA
- a CDS encoding helix-turn-helix domain-containing protein, producing MYDFRDKIKELRVRKGLSQKELVKLTGITQASISQIETKKVMPYGITIKKLSKALNFDFEGILPASVAANNARLMIQFEEIEALLQEKDYQLAYQKINENILIEELTNLSIQKRYYYYLGLINVRGYQEYGVGLFHYMQVICMQKRSLFIEMFDIEALYETAFAYQQMHKFDKASYFYEEALLLVGEVKELERWDQLKIIEINYYWAQNELRLKNDLTALDLLEKVIQLSLNYDSSLFLGQANLDIAELYYQQNNPDQASDYLATAKAIGHAYQNEKILQKVALLSQSEISEF from the coding sequence ATGTATGATTTTAGAGATAAAATAAAAGAATTAAGAGTCAGAAAAGGCTTATCTCAAAAAGAGCTAGTTAAGTTAACTGGTATAACCCAAGCCTCTATTAGTCAGATTGAGACAAAAAAAGTGATGCCTTATGGTATTACAATAAAAAAATTAAGTAAGGCATTAAATTTTGATTTTGAAGGTATTTTACCAGCGTCCGTAGCAGCTAATAATGCCCGTCTAATGATACAGTTTGAAGAGATAGAAGCATTATTACAAGAGAAAGATTATCAATTAGCTTATCAAAAAATAAATGAAAATATATTGATTGAAGAATTAACGAACCTAAGTATTCAGAAACGTTACTATTATTATTTAGGTCTAATTAATGTTAGAGGGTATCAAGAGTATGGCGTTGGTTTATTTCATTACATGCAAGTCATTTGCATGCAAAAACGCAGTTTGTTTATTGAAATGTTTGATATAGAAGCGTTATATGAAACGGCATTTGCTTATCAACAAATGCATAAATTCGATAAAGCCAGCTACTTTTATGAGGAAGCACTTTTGCTTGTAGGAGAGGTAAAAGAATTAGAACGTTGGGATCAATTAAAGATAATTGAAATTAATTATTATTGGGCACAAAATGAATTGCGATTAAAAAATGATCTTACTGCACTTGATCTTTTAGAAAAGGTAATTCAGCTGTCCTTAAATTATGATTCAAGTTTATTTTTAGGTCAGGCCAATCTTGATATAGCAGAACTATACTATCAACAAAATAACCCAGATCAAGCAAGTGACTACTTAGCAACGGCTAAAGCAATTGGTCATGCGTATCAAAATGAAAAAATATTACAAAAAGTAGCACTACTTAGTCAAAGTGAAATAAGTGAATTCTAG
- a CDS encoding YhgE/Pip domain-containing protein has protein sequence MKHFKNVFELYTLDWRRIFKNPFATLLILALIIIPSLYAWFNIAALWDPYSNTSELQIAVYSDDKTANFEDTKINIGDKLIDSLHDNHSLGWVFVDSKNDLTKGVKSGKYYAGVYIPKTFSSDLLSFVKGDLKKPAIEYSVNEKINAIAPKITDKGATTLQETISKEFVATVSKTVVSEFNTIGIDLESNLPSINKLSSMILELNKNLPTIDGYTKEVLDLQTKMPDIKSKLDKANEFVTYLPQVNQMTQKIVEVNNLMPQLDRTGALVLDLQGKIPEIQNAGKQVAEIDQDFDGIASTLASGIDEANGALTVIQEVQKIMPDVTKLGEQANATVGASKEVIEKIKTALGPIKDAIDTGLSILKSIASSIQRVTDSLSQFISKNELTDEDKAAITTSLQALVTHLETANSMLDNLIDNLTKLQEAAGNNDLDSVITNLTTIKNANNVLIQKNQTLISDIPNLTTAQIQERLKEINADSTTIFNDLNQINNDEINGSITNLIDKINAGLDQASTVLNSATTVVLPNVSSLLDSTSSTIANAVGYLQKYQKELPALKQEIHDANTLLNGNMDLIVGGINKAADFYQNDFPELKDKLGKASSFVQDELPGIETDITKTLTMVNEKLPDVEKALNAASDIIKNDWPTIRSGVEKAAKFVKEQQDNVDLGEIIKLLKADANSESDFLANPVTIEQKAWYPIPNYGSASAPFYTALCLWVGGLLFSNIASTDFTLSEEDKKRFSKREQYSARMLSFLSVGFFQALIVALGNLYLLHTYTLEKAWFIAMTIFVGLVFMSILYILAAVFGNLGKGIGIILLVLSISGGGGNFPIQLSGKFFQFINPLLPFTYAVNLLREPVGGIYWPNAINYAIVLLLFGLVFGIFGIVFQPYIDVYIKKLHAKVQESHFFH, from the coding sequence ATGAAGCACTTTAAAAATGTTTTTGAACTTTACACTTTAGATTGGCGACGAATTTTTAAAAATCCATTTGCTACCTTATTAATTCTGGCACTAATTATTATCCCATCTCTTTACGCTTGGTTTAATATTGCCGCATTATGGGATCCTTATAGCAATACTAGTGAGCTACAAATTGCTGTGTACAGTGATGATAAGACAGCAAATTTTGAAGATACTAAGATAAATATTGGAGATAAACTAATCGATTCGTTACATGACAATCATAGTTTAGGGTGGGTTTTTGTTGATTCTAAAAATGACTTAACAAAAGGTGTAAAAAGTGGAAAATATTATGCAGGTGTGTATATTCCAAAAACTTTCTCTAGTGATTTACTTAGTTTTGTCAAAGGTGATTTAAAAAAACCCGCAATCGAATATAGTGTAAATGAAAAAATTAACGCTATTGCACCGAAAATTACGGATAAGGGAGCAACAACTTTACAAGAAACTATTTCTAAGGAATTTGTTGCAACAGTTAGTAAAACTGTAGTAAGCGAGTTTAATACGATTGGAATTGACTTAGAAAGCAATCTCCCTTCTATTAATAAACTTTCTAGTATGATTCTTGAGTTGAATAAAAATTTACCTACGATTGATGGTTATACAAAAGAAGTGCTAGATTTACAAACAAAAATGCCAGATATTAAATCAAAACTAGATAAAGCCAATGAGTTCGTTACTTATTTACCACAAGTTAATCAAATGACGCAAAAAATTGTTGAAGTCAATAATCTAATGCCTCAATTGGATCGAACAGGTGCACTTGTTCTTGATTTACAAGGAAAAATTCCAGAAATTCAAAATGCAGGGAAGCAAGTTGCTGAAATCGATCAAGATTTTGATGGGATTGCTTCAACTTTAGCTAGTGGAATTGACGAAGCAAATGGCGCTTTAACCGTTATTCAAGAAGTTCAAAAAATCATGCCCGATGTCACTAAGCTTGGTGAGCAAGCTAATGCAACTGTTGGAGCATCAAAAGAGGTTATCGAAAAAATCAAAACGGCGTTGGGTCCGATTAAAGATGCCATCGATACTGGTTTATCTATTCTAAAATCCATTGCCTCTTCCATTCAACGTGTAACAGATAGTTTAAGTCAATTTATTAGTAAAAATGAACTGACAGATGAAGATAAAGCTGCCATTACAACTAGCTTGCAAGCCTTAGTCACTCATCTTGAAACAGCTAATTCTATGTTAGATAACTTGATTGATAATTTAACCAAATTACAAGAAGCTGCTGGAAATAATGATTTGGATTCTGTAATCACTAATTTAACTACTATAAAAAATGCAAATAATGTTTTAATTCAAAAAAATCAAACATTAATTTCAGATATCCCTAACTTAACAACTGCCCAAATCCAAGAGCGGCTAAAAGAAATTAATGCTGATTCAACCACGATTTTCAATGATTTAAATCAAATTAATAATGATGAAATTAATGGAAGTATCACAAATCTAATTGATAAAATTAATGCCGGTTTGGATCAAGCTTCTACCGTTTTAAACTCTGCAACAACTGTTGTGCTACCTAATGTTAGCTCTTTATTAGACAGTACATCCTCAACAATTGCAAATGCTGTCGGTTATTTACAAAAATATCAAAAAGAATTGCCCGCTTTAAAACAAGAAATTCATGATGCCAATACTTTATTAAATGGAAATATGGATTTAATTGTTGGTGGCATTAACAAAGCTGCTGATTTTTATCAAAATGATTTTCCAGAATTAAAAGATAAACTTGGTAAGGCTAGTAGCTTTGTTCAAGATGAATTGCCTGGTATTGAAACAGATATCACAAAAACGTTAACTATGGTAAACGAAAAATTACCGGATGTTGAGAAAGCTTTGAATGCAGCAAGTGATATTATAAAAAATGATTGGCCTACTATTCGTTCTGGTGTCGAAAAAGCTGCTAAATTTGTTAAAGAACAGCAAGATAATGTTGATCTTGGCGAAATCATTAAGCTCCTTAAAGCAGATGCCAATTCAGAAAGTGATTTCTTAGCGAATCCAGTTACGATTGAGCAAAAAGCGTGGTACCCAATTCCAAATTACGGATCTGCTAGTGCTCCATTCTATACAGCTCTTTGTTTATGGGTTGGTGGATTGCTCTTCTCAAATATTGCCAGCACTGATTTTACTCTTTCAGAAGAAGATAAAAAACGTTTCTCTAAACGCGAGCAATATTCTGCTAGAATGCTTAGCTTCTTATCTGTAGGTTTCTTCCAAGCTCTGATTGTAGCATTAGGAAATCTCTATTTGCTTCATACCTATACGCTAGAAAAAGCGTGGTTTATCGCTATGACTATTTTTGTTGGGCTGGTCTTTATGTCTATCCTCTACATTCTCGCTGCTGTCTTTGGCAACTTAGGAAAAGGTATCGGAATTATTTTACTGGTACTCTCCATCTCTGGTGGTGGCGGAAACTTCCCGATTCAACTATCCGGTAAGTTTTTCCAATTTATCAATCCCTTACTCCCTTTCACTTATGCAGTGAATTTATTGCGCGAACCTGTTGGAGGAATTTATTGGCCAAATGCGATTAATTATGCGATTGTCTTATTACTATTTGGATTAGTATTTGGAATATTTGGGATTGTTTTCCAACCGTATATTGATGTTTATATTAAAAAACTCCATGCTAAAGTTCAAGAAAGTCACTTTTTCCATTAA
- a CDS encoding immunoglobulin-like domain-containing protein, with translation MINLKLLGIGTVLCCGITLGQLNADAATLDGPVVQGTTLESYLPNQSMMQESAIQSLMEDPQGAELSRFVTNFEISDVVEPSANYLSSTNHVTTRTKRIRVKRPMGYIDDEFILFKIDGGENPDVFCGREENGYIYFDVRSLQPGKYELQGTTIKPGALRLLVAFDVKLASNEVPVITAPDRTIEVGSVFDALKGVTAKDKEDGVLTNIQVKSNNVDTTKVGDYEVYYEVTDSDGGVGKATAKITVIPKNNLPVITAPDRTLEVGSEFDALAGVTAFDEEDGKLTDIRVEHTNVNMQKPGKYQVGYEVTDSKGAIGRATANITVIKRNELPVITAPDRTIQVGSKFNPLEGVTAYDKEDGFLRDIRVEFDNVDTATPGEYIVRYEVTDSDGGVGKATAKITVIKRNELPVITAPDRTIRVGSKFNPLEGVTAYDKEDGFLRDIRVEFDGVNTAIPGEYIVRYEVTDSDGGVGKATAKITVIYANELPVITAPDRTIEVGSEFKPLEGVTAYDKEDGVLTNTQVISDNVNVDVPGVYEVRYQVVDSDNGIGTATAKITVVKGELEMPVIFEMLDTDRIVKGTGEKNTTLYLKIGNDYFEEKVESNGTFTVVLESSYAAGTVIEGYLKDSEGRHSKTYKGIVIATDRLSINRVTTADSKISGLTIPNAIVEVRVTTLAKVKVYKGKSDASGNFKINFTQPYSLGTPIEVTVINPFTGHKIIKTIQVVTP, from the coding sequence ATGATTAACTTAAAATTACTAGGAATAGGAACGGTATTATGTTGTGGAATTACGTTAGGTCAACTTAATGCAGATGCAGCTACACTTGATGGACCAGTTGTACAAGGAACTACATTAGAGTCTTATCTGCCAAATCAATCAATGATGCAAGAAAGTGCAATTCAATCCCTTATGGAAGATCCTCAAGGTGCCGAATTATCTAGATTTGTCACTAATTTTGAAATATCTGATGTAGTAGAACCTAGTGCTAATTATTTGAGTAGTACAAACCATGTAACAACACGAACAAAGAGAATTCGTGTGAAAAGGCCAATGGGATATATTGATGATGAGTTTATTTTATTTAAGATTGATGGGGGGGAGAATCCGGACGTGTTCTGTGGAAGGGAAGAGAATGGTTATATTTATTTTGATGTGAGATCTCTTCAGCCGGGTAAATATGAACTTCAAGGAACAACAATTAAACCTGGTGCTCTTAGGCTTTTAGTAGCATTTGACGTAAAACTTGCCAGCAATGAAGTCCCTGTGATTACCGCACCCGATAGAACCATCGAAGTAGGCAGTGTGTTTGATGCTTTAAAAGGTGTTACTGCCAAGGATAAAGAAGATGGGGTTTTAACAAATATTCAAGTGAAGTCCAATAATGTAGATACGACAAAGGTTGGAGATTATGAGGTTTATTATGAAGTAACCGATAGCGACGGTGGTGTGGGTAAAGCAACTGCTAAAATTACAGTAATTCCCAAAAATAACCTACCTGTGATTACCGCACCAGATAGAACCCTCGAAGTGGGGAGTGAATTTGATGCCTTAGCAGGGGTTACAGCTTTTGATGAAGAAGATGGGAAATTAACCGATATTCGTGTGGAACATACGAATGTTAATATGCAAAAACCAGGGAAGTATCAAGTGGGTTACGAAGTAACCGATAGCAAGGGTGCTATTGGACGAGCAACCGCCAATATTACCGTCATTAAAAGAAATGAACTGCCTGTGATTACTGCACCCGATAGAACAATTCAAGTTGGAAGTAAATTCAATCCCTTAGAAGGAGTTACCGCTTACGATAAAGAAGATGGATTCTTACGAGATATCCGAGTCGAATTCGATAATGTTGATACAGCTACTCCTGGTGAGTATATAGTACGGTATGAGGTAACGGATAGCGATGGTGGAGTGGGGAAAGCAACCGCTAAAATTACCGTCATTAAAAGAAATGAATTGCCTGTGATTACTGCACCCGATAGAACAATTCGTGTTGGAAGTAAATTCAATCCCTTAGAAGGAGTTACAGCTTACGATAAAGAAGATGGATTCTTACGAGATATCCGAGTCGAATTCGATGGCGTTAATACAGCTATTCCTGGTGAGTATATAGTACGGTATGAGGTAACGGATAGCGATGGTGGAGTGGGGAAAGCAACCGCTAAAATTACCGTCATTTATGCCAATGAACTCCCTGTGATTACCGCACCAGATAGAACGATCGAAGTTGGAAGTGAGTTTAAGCCTTTGGAAGGTGTCACTGCCTATGACAAAGAAGATGGGGTATTAACCAATACGCAAGTAATTTCTGATAATGTCAATGTAGATGTACCAGGAGTGTATGAGGTGCGTTATCAAGTTGTAGATAGTGACAATGGAATTGGAACAGCAACGGCTAAGATCACTGTTGTGAAAGGCGAATTGGAGATGCCTGTAATTTTTGAAATGTTGGATACCGACAGAATTGTGAAAGGAACAGGAGAGAAAAACACGACCTTGTATTTAAAAATTGGCAATGACTATTTTGAAGAAAAAGTAGAATCCAACGGAACGTTCACTGTTGTATTAGAAAGTTCTTATGCGGCTGGAACCGTAATCGAAGGATATCTTAAAGATAGCGAAGGTCGACACAGTAAAACCTATAAAGGAATAGTAATTGCGACAGATAGGTTGTCAATCAATCGGGTGACAACCGCAGATAGCAAAATAAGTGGATTGACTATTCCGAATGCCATTGTTGAAGTACGGGTTACGACACTTGCAAAAGTAAAAGTTTATAAAGGGAAATCAGATGCATCTGGCAACTTTAAGATTAATTTTACGCAACCATATTCACTAGGTACACCAATTGAAGTGACGGTAATTAATCCATTTACCGGACATAAGATTATTAAGACAATTCAGGTAGTTACTCCTTAA
- a CDS encoding immunoglobulin-like domain-containing protein — MIKLKLVGLGMVLCCGIVLGQLSADAATLEGTAGQGTTLESYLPNKVMMQENPIQSLIKDPRDAGLFPFVQDDISGVTGVANYLSNTNHITTNTTIVRINKIPGYSKFVLYSYENTHFDGVEQNGYIYFYVDLDAGEHQIQGNKGGQRDLLSAFNVEDAPNEGPVITAKNRTIEVGSDFKPLDGVKATDKEDGDLTKFIKVTSDNVDTDIPGEYEVSYEVADSKGAIGRATANISVIKRNELPVITAPDRTIEVGSDFKPLDGVKATDKEDGDLTKFIKVTSYNVDTDTPGEYEVSYEVADSKGAIGRATANITVIKRNELPVITAPDRTIRVGSEFKPLEGVTAYDKEDGFLRNIRVEFDNVDVTTPGEYIVRYEVTDSDGGVGKATAKITVIYANELPVITAPDRIIEVGSEFKPLEGVTAYDKEDGVLTNTQVISDNVNPDVPGVYEVRYQVVDSDNGIGTATAKITVVKGELEMPVIFEMLDTDRIVKGTGEKNTTLYLKIGNDYFEEKVESNGTFTVVLENSYAAGTVIEGYLKDSEGQHSKTYKGVVIATDMLSINRVTTADRKISGLTIPNAIVEVRVTTLAKVKVYKGKSDASGNFKINFTQPYSLGTPIEVTVINPFTEHKIIKTIQVVAP, encoded by the coding sequence ATGATTAAATTAAAATTAGTAGGCTTAGGAATGGTGTTGTGTTGTGGAATTGTGTTAGGTCAACTTAGTGCAGATGCCGCTACACTTGAGGGAACAGCTGGACAAGGAACTACATTGGAGTCATATCTGCCAAATAAAGTAATGATGCAAGAAAATCCAATTCAATCCCTTATAAAAGATCCTCGAGATGCAGGATTATTTCCTTTTGTCCAAGATGACATTAGTGGGGTAACGGGAGTGGCTAATTATTTGAGTAATACAAACCATATAACAACAAATACTACTATAGTTCGTATTAACAAAATACCTGGTTATAGTAAATTTGTTTTATATTCGTATGAGAATACGCATTTCGATGGAGTGGAACAGAATGGTTATATTTATTTTTATGTGGATCTTGATGCAGGGGAGCATCAAATTCAGGGAAACAAAGGTGGACAAAGAGATCTTTTATCAGCATTTAATGTAGAAGACGCTCCAAATGAAGGGCCTGTAATTACCGCAAAAAATAGAACCATCGAAGTCGGAAGCGATTTTAAACCCTTAGATGGTGTTAAGGCTACGGATAAAGAAGACGGGGATTTAACAAAGTTTATTAAAGTGACGTCTGATAATGTCGATACGGATATACCTGGAGAGTATGAAGTAAGTTATGAAGTAGCAGATAGCAAGGGTGCTATTGGACGAGCAACCGCCAATATTTCCGTCATTAAAAGAAATGAATTGCCTGTGATTACTGCACCCGATAGAACCATCGAAGTCGGAAGTGATTTCAAACCCTTAGATGGTGTTAAGGCTACGGATAAAGAAGACGGGGATTTAACAAAGTTTATTAAAGTGACGTCTTATAATGTCGATACGGATACACCTGGAGAGTATGAAGTAAGTTATGAAGTAGCAGATAGCAAGGGTGCTATCGGAAGAGCAACCGCCAATATTACCGTCATAAAAAGAAATGAACTGCCTGTGATTACTGCACCCGATAGAACGATTCGAGTAGGGAGTGAGTTTAAACCTTTAGAAGGAGTTACCGCTTACGATAAAGAAGACGGATTCTTACGAAATATCCGGGTTGAATTTGATAATGTTGATGTAACTACTCCTGGTGAGTATATAGTACGGTATGAGGTAACGGATAGCGATGGTGGAGTGGGGAAAGCAACCGCTAAAATTACCGTCATTTATGCCAATGAACTCCCTGTGATTACCGCACCAGATAGAATCATCGAAGTCGGAAGTGAGTTTAAGCCTTTGGAAGGTGTCACTGCCTATGACAAAGAAGATGGGGTATTAACCAATACGCAAGTAATTTCGGATAATGTCAATCCAGATGTACCAGGAGTTTATGAAGTACGTTATCAAGTTGTAGATAGTGACAATGGCATTGGAACAGCAACGGCTAAGATCACTGTTGTGAAAGGCGAATTGGAGATGCCTGTAATTTTTGAAATGTTGGATACTGACAGAATTGTGAAAGGAACCGGAGAGAAAAACACGACCTTGTATTTAAAAATTGGCAATGACTATTTTGAAGAAAAAGTAGAATCCAACGGAACGTTTACAGTTGTATTAGAAAATTCATATGCGGCTGGAACAGTAATCGAAGGGTATCTTAAAGATAGTGAAGGTCAACATAGTAAAACCTATAAGGGGGTAGTAATTGCGACAGATATGTTGTCAATCAATCGGGTGACAACCGCAGATAGAAAAATAAGTGGATTGACTATTCCGAATGCCATTGTTGAAGTACGGGTTACGACACTTGCAAAAGTAAAAGTTTATAAAGGGAAATCAGATGCATCTGGCAACTTTAAGATTAATTTTACGCAACCGTATTCACTAGGTACACCAATTGAAGTGACGGTAATTAATCCATTTACCGAACATAAGATTATTAAGACAATTCAGGTAGTTGCTCCTTAA